A single genomic interval of Corylus avellana chromosome ca10, CavTom2PMs-1.0 harbors:
- the LOC132163051 gene encoding uncharacterized protein LOC132163051, producing the protein MYGHTNTIFSRAAEFLGQSTSPDSTLPLTLPSAPLLTPNLLIPDQFNVAEFDSVPALNSEVGNSSSCSGCSSYGSPSSLASHCTQSLSQRPAFIQRSVSSHSLMKNGFRQLFSSAPEFLDSDAGPFRRVFSTGDLQRIHMVQHSHRSDSPLSNENSIIIESMSKACRYSPEEKKERIERYRSKRNQRNFNKKIKYACRKTLADSRPRIRGRFARNDEIEHHHQKSCEADQQSHIGGEEDEEEDDDWINFIATFSANMAP; encoded by the exons ATGTATGGTCACACAAACACCATATTCTCACGCGCCGCCGAATTCCTCGGCCAGTCCACGTCACCCGACTCCACACTCCCGTTAACTCTCCCTTCAGCTCCGTTACTGACTCCAAACTTGCTCATCCCCGACCAGTTTAACGTGGCCGAGTTCGACTCGGTCCCCGCGCTGAACTCGGAGGTCGGAAACAGTAGTAGCTGTAGTGGGTGCAGTAGCTACGGCTCGCCCAGTTCGCTGGCGAGCCATTGCACTCAGAGCCTGAGCCAGAGGCCGGCTTTCATTCAGAGAAGCGTGAGCAGCCACTCGCTCATGAAGAACGGCTTCCGCCAACTCTTCTCGTCGGCTCCCGAGTTTCTCGACTCCGACGCCGGTCCCTTCAGGAGGGTTTTCAGTACCGGAGATTTGCAG AGAATTCATATGGTGCAACACAGTCATCGATCAGATAGTCCGTTGTCGAATGAGAACAGTATCATCATCGAAAGTATGAGCAAGGCGTGTCGGTATAGTCCTGAGGAGAAAAAGGAGAGGATTGAGAGATATAGAAGCAAGAGAAACCAAAGAAATTTCAACAAGAAGATTAAG TATGCATGTAGGAAAACATTGGCAGACAGCCGACCACGCATCAGAGGACGGTTTGCAAGGAACGATGAAATTGAACATCATCATCAGAAGAGTTGTGAAGCTGATCAACAAAGCCATATAGGTGGGGAAGAGGATGAGGAGGAAGATGATGATTGGATCAACTTTATTGCCACATTCTCAGCAAATATGGCTCCTTAA